The following is a genomic window from Limnochordia bacterium.
GGAGCTCTTAGATGAGCTGTTTAAGAGGGGTCTAACCGCGACAAAATTGGCTAGTACCGGTGGTTTTTTGAAGCAGGGAAACACCACGTTACTCATTGGTCTTGCTGATGAAAAGACCGATGAGGTTGTCCAACTGATTAAGTCTGTCTGTAAACCGACAACCAGTGTCATTCCCCAGATGCCGCCTAGCACTGTC
Proteins encoded in this region:
- a CDS encoding cyclic-di-AMP receptor codes for the protein MKLIITVVRTSDEKELLDELFKRGLTATKLASTGGFLKQGNTTLLIGLADEKTDEVVQLIKSVCKPTTSVIPQMPPSTVFAPGLPTRPVEITSGGAKIFVLDVADYHE